CCGCAGCCTGTTTGACGCGCAACTGGCGCTACGATTGAAAGCGGGGGATGCGGCATCGAAATAAGACATCCTGATAAAAGATAAGGCCGCCCGTAAAGCAGGCGGCCTTTTTATGTTTCGGAATGGCGGAATTACCACATGAACATATCCATCCCGCGCGCGCCGTCGCGGCGGCGGTTGCTGCCGATCTTGGAACCGAATTTGGCGAAGTTGTAGGTGAAGGACAGCATGAAATACTGGTCCACCATGTCGGTGCGCGTATCGAATGTGCCCAGTTCTGTCACCATGCGGCGGATATTGGTATTCTGGCGGAACAGGTCGTATCCGTATAGTTTCAGGTTGGCGGCCCTGTTCATGAACTCGTACCCGATGGCGGCGCTGTAAACGGCCACGCCTTTCTTGAACCCGGGCGCGATATTGGCGTTGTAGTTGTAGGCGAGGTCGTTTTCAATGAAGAAATTCTTCGGCCAGTACAGGGTGCCGCCAGCATTGGCGCGCTGCGAGAAGTTGCTCGTTTTTACGCTGGTGCGGTTGTTGGTAACCTGGCTGTAGCTGGGACGGTAGTTCAGGGTCAGGTCCAGCAGTTCTTTCCAGGAGAAAGACGCATTGACGTTCGGGCCCAGCATCAGGTTCTTGCTCACGTTCTTATGCACCGCCGTATCGCCCCGCACGTTATTGATGTTCGAGTAGTTAACATTGTTGGAATAATTACCGAAAGCGCCGCCGTTTACCCGGAACTGGTAATCTTTCTTCACTTTATTGTAGCTGAGGTTGATATGGCCGTTGAAGTTGTACACCCCGTCTACGTTGATCGTTTGCGTCACCTGGCTGCCGTCGCTGTTCACTTTGGTGTAGGTCGACATGCTGTTGTTCACCGGGCGGTAGCCGATGTTGCTGAACATCCCGAACCCCTTGGGCGAAAACTTATTATAGCCGATATTGAACATCTGTGAAAACGTCGTTTTCAAATCGGGGTTCCCCAGCCGGATATTGAGCGGGTTGCTGTTGTCCGGAACGGGTTGTAGCTGCTCGATGGAAGGCTGTTGCGTGTGGGCGTTGTAGCTAAACGACAACTGTCCCTTGTTGGGCATCGTCCAGTTGATTCGGGTGTTCGGGTTGAAGTTGGTCTGCTCCTGCCGGAAATTCTCGCTCGTGTACGCATTGAGGTTTTCCAGGCTGTTGAAAAGGACGCCGCCGCCGATGGTGGCGTTGATGGTCTTCTTTTTGTTGCTGAACTGGAAATTTACAGTCGGAGAGTGCGTGGATTGTTTGTTGTTGAAACGGTTGGAATAAAGGCTGTCGAATTCATTATACCCTTTCTCCAACTCATCGAAATTAAACGTTTCCCGGCTGGAATTATTGATGCCATGCCGGAAGCTGTACCCAAAGTTCATGCGCCACCGTTCACTGATGGGCTCTACATATGTGATACCCAGATCGTAGCTCTCGTTCCTGCCGGAAGTGACGCTGCGCTGGTCGAGAATATTCGTGGAATCCAGGAGGTTATTGACGAAAAACTGCTGGTCGGAATAGTTGAAGGCATTGCCGCTGTTGTTGCCGTAATCGCCGCGGAACCGGAGGCTGATGCTTCTGCCTTTTTTATTGAGGGTACGCATGGCGTTGAGGTCCAGCGAGAAGGAGTTCTGGTCGTTTTTGGAGATGTTCCGGCCGTTCCGTTCGTTGGCTTTTTCGTCGAGGTCGCGGTAAGTGACTTCTTCGCTGGTGGTGTTGGAACTTTGCCGCGTATTGGAGAAACGGGGCGCCACGCTCAGGATGGTCACGGAATCCAGTTGGTATTCCATGTTCAGGCTGATGTTGTGCGATTGATTTCTCCCATATCCGCCACGGTTGCCGAGTACGCTGCGGCCATCGTTATACCGGTTTTCGGAAATCGTGTTGAATTTCGAATGCGTATTGTTGAACTGGTAACTGGTGTTGGATTTCATGTCTTTGGTCCATTCGTCGTTATAGTTCACGCCTACCATGGAGCCGGTGCGGATGCCT
Above is a genomic segment from Chitinophaga pollutisoli containing:
- a CDS encoding outer membrane beta-barrel protein, with amino-acid sequence MYRNAIVVFLCLFCFTAVAQQRTEIKGAVADSASSELLEMATITAQDPKDSSLITYTLSDKKGAFRLTGLPAGKPVRVLVSYTGYRTWIQIVGTDRSDLGRINLAPAPRELGVVEVAGNRPPITIRKDTIEFNADAFKTRPNAVVEELLKKLPGVDIDQDGKITVNGKPVSRIMVDGRDFFGGDSKIALKNLPTHIIDKVQVSDTKTKIESKMGIEKDGEDKTINFTLKPDKKKGLFGRITGGYGTDERYDASGMLSFFNGARQISVLGSSNNLNKMGFSVNEVMSAAPMRGGSMTVSAGSGGMSVNGISFGGGGEGIRTGSMVGVNYNDEWTKDMKSNTSYQFNNTHSKFNTISENRYNDGRSVLGNRGGYGRNQSHNISLNMEYQLDSVTILSVAPRFSNTRQSSNTTSEEVTYRDLDEKANERNGRNISKNDQNSFSLDLNAMRTLNKKGRSISLRFRGDYGNNSGNAFNYSDQQFFVNNLLDSTNILDQRSVTSGRNESYDLGITYVEPISERWRMNFGYSFRHGINNSSRETFNFDELEKGYNEFDSLYSNRFNNKQSTHSPTVNFQFSNKKKTINATIGGGVLFNSLENLNAYTSENFRQEQTNFNPNTRINWTMPNKGQLSFSYNAHTQQPSIEQLQPVPDNSNPLNIRLGNPDLKTTFSQMFNIGYNKFSPKGFGMFSNIGYRPVNNSMSTYTKVNSDGSQVTQTINVDGVYNFNGHINLSYNKVKKDYQFRVNGGAFGNYSNNVNYSNINNVRGDTAVHKNVSKNLMLGPNVNASFSWKELLDLTLNYRPSYSQVTNNRTSVKTSNFSQRANAGGTLYWPKNFFIENDLAYNYNANIAPGFKKGVAVYSAAIGYEFMNRAANLKLYGYDLFRQNTNIRRMVTELGTFDTRTDMVDQYFMLSFTYNFAKFGSKIGSNRRRDGARGMDMFMW